In a genomic window of Thermosynechococcus sp. CL-1:
- the ffh gene encoding signal recognition particle protein encodes MFDALAERLESAWKTLRGQDKITENNIQEALREVRRALLEADVNLQVAKDFIENVRQRAIGAEVIAGVRPDQQFIKIVYDALVEVMGESHSPLAHVEPPPTIILMAGLQGTGKTTATAKLALHLRKERRSTLLVATDVYRPAAIDQLITLGKQIDVPVFEMGTEVSPVEIARQGVAKAKELGVDTVIIDTAGRLQIDAEMMAELAAIKEAVQPHETLLVVDAMTGQEAANLTRAFHEQVGITGAILTKLDGDTRGGAALSVRQVSGQPIKFIGVGEKVEALQPFYPDRLASRILGMGDVLTLVEKAQEEVDLADAEKMSRKILEAQFDFDDFLKQLRLLKNMGSLAGIMKLIPGMNKISTEQLQQGEVQLKRAEAMINSMTREERRNPELLASSPSRRERVAKGSGYQVADVTKLVSDFQRMRSLMQQMGQGGFPGMGMPGMNPMGRGGRAQAPKKPKKQKKRKGFGVL; translated from the coding sequence ATGTTTGACGCCCTTGCCGAACGCCTTGAATCTGCTTGGAAAACCCTACGGGGTCAAGACAAAATTACCGAAAACAACATCCAAGAAGCTCTTAGGGAAGTGCGCCGTGCCCTGTTAGAGGCCGATGTCAACCTCCAGGTCGCTAAAGACTTTATTGAAAATGTGCGTCAGCGGGCGATCGGTGCTGAGGTCATTGCCGGGGTTCGTCCCGATCAGCAATTTATCAAAATTGTTTACGATGCCCTTGTTGAGGTCATGGGGGAATCCCACAGTCCCCTTGCTCACGTGGAGCCACCCCCCACGATTATTCTCATGGCCGGTTTACAGGGAACGGGGAAAACCACCGCCACAGCAAAGCTCGCCCTGCACCTGCGCAAAGAACGCCGCAGCACCCTCTTGGTGGCCACTGATGTCTATCGTCCCGCTGCGATTGATCAGTTGATTACTCTTGGCAAACAAATTGACGTGCCCGTGTTTGAGATGGGTACAGAAGTTAGCCCCGTGGAAATTGCTCGCCAAGGGGTGGCCAAAGCCAAGGAACTCGGTGTAGATACCGTGATTATTGACACAGCCGGGCGCTTACAAATTGATGCCGAGATGATGGCAGAACTAGCGGCCATCAAGGAAGCGGTCCAACCCCACGAAACTCTCCTCGTGGTGGATGCAATGACGGGACAAGAGGCAGCCAACCTCACCCGTGCCTTCCATGAGCAGGTGGGGATTACGGGTGCCATTCTCACCAAACTGGATGGGGATACACGCGGCGGTGCAGCTCTTTCAGTGCGACAGGTGTCAGGACAGCCAATTAAGTTTATTGGTGTTGGTGAAAAAGTCGAGGCTCTCCAACCTTTCTATCCCGATCGCTTGGCCTCTCGCATCTTGGGGATGGGGGATGTCCTCACCCTTGTCGAAAAAGCCCAAGAGGAAGTGGACTTGGCCGATGCCGAAAAAATGTCCCGCAAAATCCTCGAAGCCCAGTTTGACTTTGATGACTTCCTCAAGCAACTGCGCCTCCTAAAAAATATGGGTTCCCTTGCGGGAATTATGAAGCTCATCCCCGGCATGAATAAAATTTCAACGGAGCAACTCCAGCAGGGCGAAGTACAACTCAAACGGGCGGAAGCAATGATTAACTCCATGACCCGCGAAGAGCGCCGCAATCCTGAACTTCTCGCTAGCTCCCCCAGTCGCCGTGAACGGGTTGCCAAAGGTTCTGGTTATCAAGTGGCCGATGTGACAAAGTTGGTCAGCGATTTCCAGCGGATGCGATCGCTGATGCAGCAGATGGGTCAAGGGGGCTTTCCGGGAATGGGGATGCCGGGTATGAACCCAATGGGTCGAGGGGGTCGTGCTCAGGCTCCCAAAAAGCCCAAGAAGCAAAAGAAACGCAAAGGCTTTGGCGTTCTTTAA
- a CDS encoding glycoside hydrolase family 57 protein has protein sequence MAIGYLALVLHAHLPFVRHPESDYVLEEEWLFEAITETYVPLIWMFEGLKRDGVDFKITMSMTPPLISMLRDPLLQERYDQHLAKLEELAELEVERNTYNGHIRYLAEHYAQEFNRVRQTWENYDRDLVKAFKQFQDTNNLEIITCGATHGYLPLMKMYPQAVWAQLQVACEHYEQTFGRPPKGIWLPECAYYEGLERMLADAGLRYFITDGHGILYARPRPRFGTYAPIFTETGVAAFGRDHESSQQVWSSEVGYPGAPEYREFYKDLGWEAEYEYIKPYIMPNGQRKNTGIKYHKITGRGLGLGDKQLYDPYWAREKAAEHAANFMFNRENQIRYLHHLMQRPPIVVSPYDAELYGHWWYEGPWFLDFLFRKVWFDQDTFAMTHLADYLRAHPTQQVCRPSQSSWGYKGFHEYWLNDTNAWIYPHLHKAAERMIELAKGEPWDELSWRALNQAARELLLAQSSDWAFIMRTGTMVPYAVRRTRSHLMRFHKLYDDIKAQKIDAGWLEKVEAIDNIFPHINYRVYRPL, from the coding sequence ATGGCAATTGGTTATTTAGCGCTGGTTTTGCATGCTCACCTCCCCTTTGTCCGCCACCCCGAGAGTGACTACGTTTTAGAAGAAGAGTGGCTCTTTGAGGCAATTACCGAAACCTATGTGCCCCTGATCTGGATGTTTGAGGGGCTAAAGCGTGACGGCGTGGACTTCAAAATCACCATGAGTATGACGCCGCCATTAATTTCAATGCTGCGGGATCCGCTACTTCAGGAACGCTACGATCAGCACTTGGCAAAACTAGAGGAACTGGCAGAACTAGAGGTAGAGCGCAATACCTACAATGGCCACATCCGCTACCTTGCCGAGCACTATGCCCAAGAATTCAACCGCGTACGGCAGACATGGGAAAACTACGATCGCGACCTCGTCAAGGCCTTTAAGCAGTTTCAAGACACCAATAACCTTGAAATCATTACCTGTGGTGCCACCCACGGCTACCTGCCCCTCATGAAAATGTATCCCCAAGCGGTGTGGGCACAACTGCAAGTGGCCTGTGAGCACTATGAACAAACCTTTGGCCGCCCGCCCAAGGGCATTTGGCTGCCAGAATGCGCCTATTACGAAGGCCTAGAGCGAATGCTGGCCGATGCGGGTTTGCGCTATTTCATTACTGATGGCCATGGTATTCTCTATGCCCGTCCGCGGCCTCGCTTTGGCACCTATGCGCCTATTTTCACCGAAACTGGGGTGGCTGCCTTTGGCCGTGATCATGAATCCTCCCAGCAGGTGTGGTCGTCAGAGGTGGGCTATCCGGGGGCGCCTGAATACCGTGAGTTCTACAAGGACTTGGGGTGGGAAGCGGAGTACGAATACATCAAGCCCTACATCATGCCCAATGGCCAACGCAAAAATACGGGGATTAAGTACCACAAAATTACCGGGCGCGGTCTTGGTTTAGGGGACAAGCAACTCTACGACCCCTATTGGGCACGGGAAAAGGCGGCTGAGCACGCTGCCAATTTCATGTTTAACCGCGAAAATCAAATTCGCTACTTGCACCACCTAATGCAGCGTCCGCCAATTGTGGTCTCTCCCTACGATGCTGAACTCTATGGCCACTGGTGGTATGAAGGGCCTTGGTTCCTTGACTTTCTCTTCCGCAAGGTCTGGTTTGACCAAGACACCTTTGCCATGACCCACTTGGCAGACTATCTGCGCGCCCATCCCACCCAGCAGGTGTGCCGTCCGTCCCAGTCCAGTTGGGGCTACAAGGGCTTCCATGAATACTGGCTGAATGACACCAATGCTTGGATTTACCCCCACCTCCATAAGGCTGCTGAACGGATGATTGAACTGGCCAAGGGGGAGCCGTGGGATGAATTGAGTTGGCGTGCCCTCAACCAAGCGGCACGGGAATTACTCCTTGCCCAATCCTCAGACTGGGCTTTTATTATGCGGACGGGAACGATGGTACCCTATGCGGTTCGCCGCACCCGTAGCCACTTGATGCGCTTCCACAAGCTCTATGATGACATCAAGGCACAAAAAATTGATGCGGGTTGGCTGGAAAAAGTGGAAGCTATTGACAATATCTTTCCCCACATTAACTATCGGGTCTATCGCCCCTTGTAA